From Streptomonospora salina, the proteins below share one genomic window:
- a CDS encoding SPFH domain-containing protein, producing MGIEILFIVIAALVVLAVVSTVRIVPQARAYNIERFGRFQRTLRPGLNFIIPVVDRVNTKYDLREQVFSSKPQPVITEDNLVVNIDTVLYYQITEPRAAAYEVANYLAAIDQLTVTTLRNVIGGMDLERTLTSREEINSMLRGVLDEATGKWGIRVNRVEIKAIDPPPSIKEAMEKQMRAERDKRAVVLHAEGERQQRILTAEGARQQAILEAQGDQQARILRADGEAQAVERVFQAVHANNADPKLLAYKYLEMLPHLANGEGNTFWVIPGELSQAVQNVSKAFASETGAAAPTGSEQEGAGESGEQAGEESPAELTAAQNRETATRAADHAAEIAAEAVANARQEAAAAAGDASGQVPGQRATAFEGGHDGDTESPSR from the coding sequence ATGGGGATCGAAATACTCTTCATCGTCATCGCTGCGCTAGTCGTACTCGCAGTCGTCTCGACGGTGCGGATCGTCCCTCAGGCACGCGCGTACAACATCGAACGGTTCGGCCGCTTCCAGCGCACCCTGAGGCCGGGGCTGAACTTCATCATCCCGGTCGTCGACCGCGTCAACACCAAGTACGACCTGCGCGAACAGGTCTTCTCGTCCAAACCGCAGCCGGTGATCACCGAGGACAACCTCGTCGTCAACATCGACACCGTGCTCTATTACCAGATCACCGAGCCGCGGGCAGCCGCCTACGAGGTGGCCAACTACCTCGCGGCCATCGACCAGCTCACCGTTACCACGCTGCGCAACGTCATCGGCGGCATGGACCTGGAGCGCACGCTGACTTCCCGCGAGGAGATCAACTCCATGCTGCGGGGCGTCCTCGACGAGGCGACCGGGAAATGGGGGATCCGGGTCAACCGCGTCGAGATAAAGGCCATCGACCCGCCGCCCTCCATCAAAGAGGCGATGGAGAAGCAGATGCGCGCGGAGCGCGACAAGCGCGCCGTCGTGCTGCACGCCGAAGGCGAGCGCCAGCAGCGCATCCTCACCGCCGAGGGCGCCCGCCAGCAGGCCATTCTGGAGGCCCAGGGCGACCAGCAGGCGCGCATCCTGCGGGCCGACGGCGAGGCCCAGGCCGTCGAGCGGGTCTTCCAAGCGGTCCACGCCAACAACGCCGATCCCAAGCTGCTCGCCTACAAGTACCTGGAGATGCTGCCGCACCTGGCCAACGGCGAAGGCAACACCTTCTGGGTGATCCCCGGCGAGCTCAGCCAGGCGGTACAGAACGTCAGCAAGGCCTTCGCCTCCGAAACCGGCGCCGCAGCGCCCACCGGTTCCGAGCAGGAGGGTGCCGGGGAATCCGGTGAGCAGGCCGGCGAGGAGTCCCCGGCGGAGCTGACCGCAGCCCAGAATCGCGAAACGGCGACCCGGGCCGCCGACCACGCCGCCGAGATCGCCGCTGAGGCGGTGGCCAACGCCCGCCAGGAGGCCGCGGCCGCGGCGGGCGACGCGTCCGGCCAGGTTCCGGGGCAGCGTGCGACCGCCTTCGAGGGCGGACACGACGGCGACACGGAGAGCCCCAGCCGGTAG
- a CDS encoding NfeD family protein yields MPMWALWLIAAAALGVAEVFTLTLALGLLAVAALVAGVAGAVGMGFVGQVLIFIVASLAGLVVVRPIAKRHLYQPPPLRSGTDRLVGQSAVVVDEVTGEQGRVKLSGEEWSARCIDEDTVIPPGTRVDVMEIDGATAVVYPREALP; encoded by the coding sequence ATGCCGATGTGGGCCCTCTGGCTGATCGCGGCCGCCGCCCTGGGCGTCGCCGAGGTCTTCACCCTCACCCTGGCGCTGGGCCTGCTGGCCGTGGCCGCGCTGGTCGCCGGCGTCGCCGGCGCCGTGGGCATGGGCTTCGTCGGGCAGGTCCTCATCTTCATCGTCGCTTCGCTCGCCGGGCTGGTCGTGGTGCGTCCCATCGCCAAGCGGCACCTGTACCAGCCGCCGCCGCTGCGGTCGGGAACCGACCGGCTCGTGGGGCAGTCGGCCGTCGTGGTCGACGAGGTCACCGGCGAGCAGGGCCGCGTCAAACTCTCCGGCGAGGAATGGTCGGCCCGCTGCATCGACGAGGACACCGTGATCCCGCCGGGAACCCGGGTCGACGTCATGGAGATCGACGGAGCCACGGCCGTCGTCTACCCCAGGGAAGCGCTGCCGTGA